In Marinobacter sp. LQ44, the following are encoded in one genomic region:
- a CDS encoding lysophospholipid acyltransferase family protein, translating to MTGKLIKVVFRLLSLLGLRNAQSLGRLLGSLAWKLEGRSVETTRKNLRACYPDLSEEAIEAMGRESLRETGATALELPIMWEWPVERCLGLIREIEGEELLADYQSGKQGLLLLAPHLGNWELTGLFFASRYKMAALYSPPNQAGFEEYMKAVRSRSGSELVATDRRGIMRLFSILREGGVVGILPDQTPRKEGGEFSPFFGIPTITMTLASKLIHKTGARPLVTYAQRLPDGKGFKMVIREAEPGMASQDMRESLTALNRSVEKCIADVPAQYQWEYKRFRRTAPGETPVY from the coding sequence GTGACTGGCAAGCTCATCAAAGTCGTTTTTCGCCTGCTGTCTTTGCTGGGCCTGCGCAATGCTCAGAGCCTGGGCAGGCTTCTCGGCAGTCTTGCCTGGAAACTTGAGGGGCGCTCGGTCGAAACCACCCGCAAAAACCTTCGAGCCTGTTATCCGGATCTTTCGGAGGAAGCGATTGAAGCAATGGGCCGCGAGAGCCTGCGTGAAACCGGCGCAACCGCGCTGGAGCTTCCAATAATGTGGGAGTGGCCCGTCGAGCGCTGCCTCGGCTTGATCCGCGAGATTGAAGGGGAAGAGCTACTCGCTGATTATCAATCTGGCAAACAAGGCCTGCTGTTACTGGCACCGCATTTGGGCAACTGGGAGCTCACCGGACTGTTCTTTGCGTCACGTTACAAGATGGCGGCACTTTACAGCCCGCCAAACCAGGCCGGCTTCGAAGAGTACATGAAAGCGGTACGCAGTCGCAGCGGGTCCGAACTGGTCGCGACTGACCGGCGCGGTATTATGCGGCTGTTCAGCATTCTTCGGGAAGGCGGAGTCGTCGGCATCCTGCCAGACCAGACACCACGAAAAGAAGGCGGCGAGTTCTCGCCATTTTTCGGCATCCCGACCATCACCATGACCCTGGCCTCCAAGCTGATTCACAAAACCGGTGCGAGACCCTTGGTCACCTATGCCCAACGATTGCCCGACGGAAAAGGCTTCAAAATGGTCATTCGAGAAGCCGAACCCGGGATGGCATCACAGGACATGCGTGAGTCGCTTACTGCTCTTAATCGCTCGGTTGAAAAGTGCATCGCCGATGTTCCGGCTCAATACCAATGGGAGTACAAACGTTTTCGCAGAACGGCTCCGGGCGAGACGCCGGTTTACTGA
- a CDS encoding 3-deoxy-D-manno-octulosonic acid kinase — protein MADAGSVKAPMREGYVRNVGATGVNLVARSYVADFSEQWFNPEFWAERAVPVTKGGRGSAWFVHSPVGDLVLRQFSRGGLPGRFIRSEYVYTGEDRVRSFAEFRLLDQLYRQGFPVPEPVAAGYQRQASLFYRASIIIRRIPGAAPLTDYSGADCLRVWKAAGGCVRRFHDARVYHADLNCMNILVAGRAVYLIDFDRGKIVPLMQGDRWKAENIGRLQRSVTKCLGDVDDSLRLRLWQAFMAGYEGGGQ, from the coding sequence GTGGCTGACGCCGGTTCGGTAAAGGCTCCCATGAGGGAAGGCTACGTTAGAAACGTTGGGGCCACCGGAGTCAATCTGGTGGCCCGTTCGTATGTGGCGGATTTCTCCGAGCAGTGGTTTAACCCGGAGTTTTGGGCAGAACGGGCAGTTCCAGTAACAAAAGGCGGCCGTGGCTCGGCCTGGTTTGTTCACTCACCGGTGGGCGACCTGGTGTTGAGGCAATTTTCCCGAGGTGGCCTGCCGGGGCGCTTCATCCGTAGCGAGTATGTCTATACCGGAGAGGATCGCGTTCGGTCCTTTGCTGAGTTTCGATTACTTGATCAGCTTTATCGCCAGGGGTTTCCCGTTCCCGAACCGGTTGCCGCCGGTTATCAGCGCCAGGCCAGTCTGTTTTATCGTGCCTCCATCATCATTCGCCGGATTCCCGGAGCAGCGCCGCTAACCGATTACTCCGGCGCGGATTGTTTGCGCGTTTGGAAAGCAGCCGGGGGCTGTGTGCGGCGCTTCCACGATGCAAGGGTTTATCATGCGGACCTGAACTGCATGAACATTCTGGTGGCAGGGAGAGCGGTGTATCTGATTGACTTTGACCGCGGAAAAATCGTGCCGCTAATGCAGGGTGACCGCTGGAAAGCAGAAAACATCGGCCGGTTGCAACGTTCTGTCACTAAATGCCTGGGTGACGTAGATGATTCTTTAAGGCTCCGCTTATGGCAGGCGTTTATGGCTGGTTATGAAGGGGGAGGTCAGTAA
- a CDS encoding glycosyltransferase family A protein codes for MWNLIKLAFFRFAAGGWIPARWFEPDLPPKDKRAARTGHLKLEVVSHCWNYSHFLVYQLSSLVLFPPKELDVTMTVFYTPEDKKTAELLAFFGDQVAPGITWNWQPIAKQELFRRGIGRNRAALATTADWVWFTDCDLMFRDGCLDALAAALQGRQDALLFPEQEHTTDLLAEDNPLLQAGTMEPQVLDIDIGSFTTRNIAKATGPLQIAHGDVCRAVGYCRNIGLYQQPVENFAKCHEDRAFRWLLQSQGVPIQIPGVYRIRHVAKGRYSGNEARSKLRTRLRVWQSWWRDRKQGNPS; via the coding sequence ATGTGGAACCTTATTAAACTCGCCTTTTTCCGGTTTGCAGCCGGTGGCTGGATTCCTGCACGGTGGTTCGAGCCTGACCTGCCGCCAAAGGACAAGCGAGCTGCGCGCACCGGCCACCTCAAACTGGAGGTGGTCAGCCATTGCTGGAACTATTCCCATTTTCTGGTTTACCAACTGAGCTCTCTGGTGCTGTTCCCGCCAAAAGAGCTGGATGTCACCATGACGGTTTTTTACACTCCGGAGGACAAGAAAACTGCCGAACTCCTTGCCTTTTTTGGTGACCAAGTGGCTCCCGGTATTACTTGGAACTGGCAGCCAATCGCGAAACAGGAACTATTCCGTCGCGGCATTGGCCGTAACCGGGCAGCACTTGCTACGACCGCCGACTGGGTGTGGTTTACGGATTGTGATCTCATGTTTCGTGATGGTTGTTTAGATGCTCTCGCTGCGGCACTTCAGGGCCGCCAGGACGCCTTGCTGTTTCCCGAACAAGAGCACACAACCGACTTGTTGGCCGAGGATAACCCCCTGTTGCAAGCGGGTACCATGGAGCCGCAAGTGCTTGATATCGATATCGGTTCCTTCACCACCAGAAACATCGCCAAAGCCACCGGCCCGCTTCAGATTGCCCATGGTGATGTGTGTCGAGCCGTGGGCTATTGCCGAAACATCGGGTTGTATCAACAGCCGGTAGAAAACTTCGCCAAGTGCCACGAAGACCGAGCCTTCCGGTGGTTACTGCAGAGCCAGGGCGTGCCCATTCAGATTCCTGGTGTTTACAGGATTCGCCACGTTGCCAAAGGCCGATATTCCGGCAATGAAGCTCGGAGTAAACTCAGGACCAGGCTACGGGTTTGGCAGTCTTGGTGGCGGGATCGGAAGCAGGGCAACCCCTCATGA
- the glnE gene encoding bifunctional [glutamate--ammonia ligase]-adenylyl-L-tyrosine phosphorylase/[glutamate--ammonia-ligase] adenylyltransferase, translating into MSEPWGSLPAELANDVSGCWASIFPDGIPSWLTDDADLTEADIAEAFARSLFLRQTIERHSEQIRSAVQARPLQEPTTESWLAERWASFLGSVDSEPALHAALRQFRREIQFRIIWRDLLKWADLQETIAATSAFADTCIDGALDWLYEQACEESGTPWGKDPVTGEEAPQKMVVLGMGKLGGRELNVSSDIDLIFAFPGKGETRGGRRALDNQQFFIRLGQKLIQALDQITADGFVFRVDMRLRPYGQSGALALSFAALETYYQDQGRDWERYAMVKARVVAGDQRAGEVLMSSLRPFVYRKYIDFSAFESLRNMKAMISREVRRKGLENNIKLGSGGIREIEFVVQAFQLIRGGRDRELQQRELQVILKELEELELLPSTVVRELRDAYVFLRNLEHALQGMEDKQTQELPDDALSLARISRIMGYEDWSACQKALTEHRERVATHFSNIIASEEEEQEGEAGIEDGWFELWLAEMEAAAAVEWLSEQGFERPEDSVQKLADLRDSRTVQTLQTQGRRRLNEFMPLLLSALTGVENPSETLERVLQLVEAILRRTAYMVLLMENPGALTQLVRLCSDSPWIASLLAETPLLLDELLNAESLYTPPAKEELQDDLRQQMLRIPYEDLEEQMESLRYFKKAHVLRVAASEIKGTLPLMKVSDYLTWIAEVVLDHVVDVAFANLVSRHGYPRRADGSACDTDFAIIGYGKLGGIELGYTSDLDLVFVHQADPELATDGDKPIDNAVFYTRLGQRIVHILSTQTPSGQLYEVDMRLRPSGNSGLLVSTLQAFEKYQQNDAWTWEHQALARARGVAGCPDTLKAFETIRHNILCQPRNKQALRKEVVDMREKMRANLGTPEARREEVFHIKHDNGGIVDIEFLVQYLMLAWSAEHPELTQWSDNIRQMEELGRAGVMVVEDTERLREVFITLRSTIHRRALQNLNSQVEGDAFPEERAYIQSMWQKVMLAD; encoded by the coding sequence ATGTCTGAGCCTTGGGGTTCACTGCCAGCGGAACTGGCCAACGATGTGTCAGGTTGTTGGGCTTCGATATTCCCGGACGGGATTCCTAGCTGGTTGACCGATGACGCAGACCTGACGGAAGCCGATATTGCCGAAGCCTTTGCCCGAAGCCTGTTCTTGCGGCAAACCATAGAGCGACATTCTGAACAGATTCGCTCGGCGGTACAGGCACGGCCACTGCAAGAACCCACCACCGAATCCTGGCTGGCGGAGCGCTGGGCGTCTTTCCTGGGCTCGGTGGATTCTGAACCGGCGTTGCACGCCGCACTCAGGCAATTCCGGCGGGAGATCCAGTTCCGGATTATCTGGCGGGATCTGCTTAAGTGGGCGGACCTTCAGGAAACCATCGCCGCCACCAGTGCGTTCGCCGATACCTGTATTGATGGCGCGCTGGATTGGCTGTACGAACAGGCTTGTGAAGAGTCCGGAACGCCCTGGGGCAAAGACCCGGTAACCGGTGAGGAAGCTCCCCAGAAAATGGTGGTGCTGGGCATGGGCAAACTCGGCGGCCGTGAACTGAACGTCTCTTCTGATATTGATCTTATCTTCGCCTTCCCGGGCAAGGGCGAAACGCGCGGTGGTCGGCGAGCCCTGGATAACCAGCAGTTCTTTATTCGTCTGGGGCAAAAACTGATCCAGGCGCTGGACCAGATCACCGCCGACGGCTTTGTGTTCCGTGTGGATATGCGCCTGCGTCCCTACGGCCAGAGCGGCGCCCTGGCCCTGAGTTTCGCAGCGCTGGAAACCTACTATCAGGACCAGGGCCGTGACTGGGAACGCTACGCGATGGTGAAAGCCCGGGTAGTGGCGGGCGACCAGCGGGCAGGGGAGGTGCTGATGAGTAGCCTCCGGCCCTTCGTTTACCGGAAGTACATTGATTTCAGTGCCTTTGAGTCGCTGCGCAATATGAAGGCAATGATCAGCCGGGAAGTGCGCCGCAAGGGGCTGGAAAACAACATCAAGCTGGGCAGCGGCGGCATCCGTGAAATCGAGTTTGTGGTGCAGGCGTTTCAGCTGATTCGGGGCGGCAGGGACCGGGAGCTGCAGCAGCGGGAACTACAGGTGATCCTTAAAGAGCTGGAGGAGCTGGAACTACTGCCCTCCACCGTGGTTCGGGAGCTTCGGGATGCCTATGTGTTCCTGAGAAACCTGGAACATGCCCTTCAGGGCATGGAAGACAAGCAGACCCAGGAGCTGCCCGACGATGCACTTTCTCTGGCTCGGATATCACGGATCATGGGTTACGAGGATTGGTCCGCCTGCCAGAAGGCCCTGACAGAGCATCGTGAGCGTGTGGCCACACATTTTTCCAATATCATTGCCTCGGAGGAAGAGGAGCAGGAGGGCGAAGCCGGCATTGAGGATGGTTGGTTCGAACTCTGGCTTGCAGAAATGGAGGCGGCTGCTGCCGTGGAGTGGCTCTCGGAGCAGGGGTTTGAGCGCCCTGAGGACAGCGTCCAGAAACTGGCGGATCTGCGTGACAGCCGCACCGTCCAGACGCTGCAAACCCAGGGCCGCCGGCGTCTGAATGAATTCATGCCACTGCTGTTAAGTGCCCTCACTGGTGTAGAGAATCCCTCTGAAACGCTCGAACGAGTGCTTCAGCTGGTGGAGGCAATCCTCCGCCGAACGGCGTACATGGTACTCCTGATGGAGAACCCCGGCGCCCTGACACAGTTGGTACGCCTGTGCAGCGATAGCCCCTGGATCGCCAGCCTGCTGGCGGAAACCCCGCTGTTGCTGGACGAGTTGCTGAACGCCGAAAGCCTGTACACGCCCCCCGCCAAGGAAGAATTGCAGGATGACCTGCGCCAGCAAATGCTGCGGATTCCCTATGAAGACCTGGAAGAGCAGATGGAATCGCTGCGGTATTTCAAAAAGGCCCATGTGCTGCGGGTAGCTGCCTCTGAGATCAAAGGCACCCTGCCGTTGATGAAGGTGAGTGATTACCTCACCTGGATAGCCGAGGTGGTGCTGGACCACGTGGTGGATGTGGCGTTCGCAAACCTGGTGAGCCGGCACGGCTATCCGCGCCGGGCTGATGGCTCCGCCTGTGATACCGACTTCGCTATCATCGGCTATGGCAAGCTCGGCGGCATCGAATTGGGTTACACCTCAGATCTGGATCTGGTGTTTGTGCACCAGGCAGACCCGGAACTGGCCACCGACGGCGACAAGCCCATCGACAATGCCGTGTTCTATACCCGCCTCGGCCAGCGCATCGTCCACATCCTCAGCACTCAGACCCCGTCCGGCCAGTTGTACGAAGTGGATATGCGTCTGCGCCCTTCGGGCAATTCCGGGTTGCTGGTCAGCACCTTGCAGGCCTTTGAAAAGTACCAGCAGAACGATGCCTGGACCTGGGAGCACCAGGCCCTGGCCCGGGCCCGTGGGGTGGCCGGCTGCCCGGATACCCTGAAAGCCTTTGAAACCATTCGCCACAACATTCTTTGCCAGCCACGAAACAAGCAGGCATTGCGCAAGGAAGTGGTGGATATGCGGGAAAAAATGCGCGCCAATCTTGGTACGCCTGAGGCCCGGCGGGAAGAAGTGTTCCACATCAAGCACGACAACGGCGGCATTGTTGATATCGAGTTCCTGGTGCAATACCTGATGTTGGCCTGGAGCGCCGAGCACCCTGAACTGACCCAGTGGAGTGACAACATCCGGCAGATGGAAGAACTGGGACGTGCCGGCGTGATGGTGGTGGAAGATACCGAAAGGCTCAGGGAGGTGTTCATAACCCTGAGATCCACCATCCACCGGAGGGCCCTGCAGAACCTGAACAGCCAGGTGGAGGGAGACGCCTTTCCCGAGGAGCGGGCTTACATACAATCCATGTGGCAAAAAGTGATGCTCGCCGATTAA
- a CDS encoding potassium channel protein codes for MMRNRRPLNPEHTQSHLPMGGLIRNRMRRLFAILGCLLITQILIIWAAEPLTLFEAAWMTMTTLVTVGYGDFAPETTVGRLSTILLMFISAITLLTLIVSDYIEYRFYRRERILTGRWIYNMKDHIVIINTPRSGGEQYFMRFASQIRSVPEYHTVPIMLLTRQFPGGLPAELSDCGMVHFHGAGNDPEALKAVHAGSAKHIIVLAADESDPFSDSLTFDIAHRLVESNLGGRTTVECVSDHNRDRFKTLGVRTTIRPVRTYPEIMVRAVVAPGSEKVLEDMFNYERDHPHRYDLELDDLVWADIVSALVRHGIGTALAYIDHDNEVICHPPTNEEVEGKGLIVLVRSTDTPSVSVVEEALDRYREFLKQWRDLHNHNEQTAETMTPKE; via the coding sequence ATGATGCGCAATCGCCGCCCGCTGAATCCCGAACATACGCAGTCTCACCTGCCCATGGGCGGCCTGATCCGCAATCGTATGCGGCGGCTCTTTGCCATACTGGGCTGCTTGCTCATCACCCAGATACTGATTATCTGGGCGGCAGAGCCTCTGACGCTGTTCGAGGCAGCGTGGATGACCATGACCACGCTGGTTACCGTGGGCTACGGCGATTTCGCACCAGAAACCACCGTTGGCCGCCTGAGCACCATCCTGCTGATGTTTATCAGTGCCATCACGCTGCTGACGTTGATCGTCAGCGACTATATTGAATACCGGTTCTACCGCCGTGAACGAATCCTGACCGGACGCTGGATTTACAACATGAAAGATCACATCGTAATCATTAACACCCCACGAAGTGGCGGCGAGCAGTACTTTATGCGCTTTGCCTCCCAGATCCGCTCGGTACCCGAATACCACACGGTACCCATCATGCTGCTGACCCGTCAGTTCCCGGGTGGTTTACCTGCAGAACTGTCCGACTGCGGGATGGTCCATTTTCATGGCGCGGGCAACGATCCAGAAGCCCTGAAAGCGGTGCATGCCGGCAGCGCCAAACACATCATTGTGCTCGCCGCAGACGAATCTGATCCGTTCTCAGACAGCCTGACCTTCGATATCGCCCACAGGTTGGTGGAATCCAACCTGGGGGGCCGAACAACGGTGGAATGCGTGAGTGATCACAATCGCGACCGGTTCAAAACACTTGGGGTACGCACCACCATCCGTCCGGTTCGCACCTACCCTGAGATCATGGTTCGTGCCGTGGTGGCACCGGGTTCCGAGAAGGTGCTGGAAGACATGTTCAATTACGAACGCGACCATCCTCACCGCTATGATCTGGAGTTGGACGACCTGGTCTGGGCAGACATCGTCAGCGCACTCGTGCGCCACGGCATTGGCACTGCCCTGGCGTATATCGATCACGACAATGAAGTGATTTGCCACCCTCCCACCAATGAAGAGGTCGAGGGCAAGGGACTGATTGTGCTGGTCCGATCAACAGACACTCCATCTGTATCTGTGGTTGAGGAGGCCCTGGACCGGTACCGGGAATTCCTCAAGCAGTGGCGAGACCTGCACAATCACAACGAGCAGACAGCCGAAACAATGACACCAAAAGAGTAA
- a CDS encoding branched-chain amino acid transaminase: MSMADRDGVIWLDGEMVPWRDAKTHVLTHTLHYGLGCFEGVRAYNTANGPAIFRLKEHTDRLFRSAHILNMKMPFSKDEINEAQRAAVRENNLDEAYLRPMAFLGSEGMGLRADNLKVHVMVAAWSWPSYMSPEAKELGIKVRTSSYTRHHVNITMCKAKANGNYINSMLALNEAISGGAEEALLLDNEGYVAEGSGENIFIVRDGVLHTPELTSCLEGITRATIIDFAKDLGLQVKERRITRDEVYVAEEAFFTGTAAEVLPIRELDGRQIGEGKRGPITEKLQSMYFDAVKGRLDKHSEWLTPVR; encoded by the coding sequence ATGTCGATGGCTGACCGCGATGGCGTTATCTGGCTGGACGGAGAAATGGTTCCCTGGCGTGATGCCAAGACCCACGTCCTCACCCACACCCTGCATTACGGCCTGGGCTGTTTTGAAGGCGTGCGTGCGTACAACACCGCGAACGGCCCGGCGATTTTCCGCCTGAAAGAGCACACCGACCGCCTGTTCCGCTCCGCTCACATCCTGAACATGAAAATGCCGTTCAGCAAGGATGAGATCAACGAAGCCCAGCGTGCCGCGGTTCGTGAAAACAATCTCGATGAAGCCTACCTGCGCCCCATGGCGTTCCTGGGCTCCGAAGGCATGGGACTGCGTGCCGACAACCTGAAAGTGCACGTGATGGTTGCCGCCTGGAGCTGGCCGTCCTACATGTCGCCGGAAGCCAAAGAGTTGGGTATCAAGGTACGCACCTCGTCCTACACCCGCCACCACGTGAACATCACCATGTGTAAGGCAAAGGCCAACGGCAACTACATCAACTCCATGCTGGCCCTGAACGAAGCCATCTCCGGCGGTGCCGAAGAAGCTCTGCTGCTGGATAACGAAGGCTACGTGGCTGAAGGCTCCGGCGAGAACATCTTCATCGTGCGTGATGGCGTGCTGCACACTCCGGAGTTGACCTCCTGCCTGGAAGGCATCACCCGCGCAACCATCATCGACTTCGCCAAAGACCTGGGCCTGCAGGTGAAAGAGCGTCGCATCACCCGTGACGAAGTCTACGTGGCCGAAGAAGCCTTCTTCACCGGCACCGCCGCCGAAGTGCTGCCCATCCGCGAGCTGGATGGCCGTCAGATTGGCGAAGGCAAGCGCGGGCCGATTACCGAGAAGCTGCAGAGTATGTATTTTGATGCGGTTAAGGGGAGGTTGGATAAGCATTCTGAGTGGCTGACGCCGGTTCGGTAA
- a CDS encoding CBS domain-containing protein, which yields MRTASTDTPQEEVARLISRYDLLALPILDQDERLVGIVTYDDAMDVAEEEATEDIHKGATVGKLETGLRDATPFSLYRSRVQWLVILVFANIFTGAGIAYFEDIIFEHIALLFFMPLLVASAGNAGGTVSHAYGTEYGYR from the coding sequence ATGAGAACCGCCAGCACCGACACTCCCCAGGAAGAAGTGGCCCGACTGATATCACGCTACGACTTGCTGGCACTGCCAATCCTGGATCAGGACGAACGGCTGGTGGGCATCGTCACCTACGATGACGCCATGGACGTAGCGGAAGAAGAAGCCACCGAAGACATCCACAAAGGAGCCACGGTGGGCAAACTGGAAACCGGCCTGAGGGATGCAACACCCTTCTCGCTCTACCGCTCGCGGGTGCAATGGTTGGTGATTCTGGTGTTTGCCAACATCTTTACCGGCGCGGGTATCGCCTATTTTGAAGACATCATTTTCGAGCACATTGCCTTGCTGTTCTTCATGCCGCTTCTTGTCGCCAGCGCCGGTAATGCCGGGGGCACAGTCAGCCACGCTTATGGTACGGAGTATGGCTACCGGTGA
- a CDS encoding magnesium transporter — protein sequence MAAAVMVVGFMRAGPDIAFAVAVTMIAVVMVGSLIGMLLPFLLDKLKFDPATASTPLITTIADVSGVLIYFSVATALLSLP from the coding sequence ATGGCTGCCGCCGTAATGGTGGTTGGCTTTATGAGGGCCGGGCCGGACATTGCCTTCGCGGTGGCGGTGACCATGATCGCTGTGGTGATGGTGGGCAGCCTCATTGGAATGCTGCTGCCTTTCCTACTGGATAAGCTGAAGTTTGACCCGGCTACGGCCAGTACACCGCTGATTACCACCATTGCCGATGTCAGCGGCGTGCTGATTTACTTCAGCGTGGCAACAGCGCTTCTGAGCCTGCCATAG
- a CDS encoding TorF family putative porin, with protein MKRNAYNLTASVLTASLLGTLAVPSIAHAELSANIGAVSNYMFRGLTQTEGASAIQGGVDYEDASGLYAGTWVSTIDFGDEATHELDLYFGFAGDVEGIAYDVGYIYYAYTDAPENIDFGEIYGEIGLGNFAVGVAYTAHSENQEDVFDEGDIYYYGSASLPLANDFAASFTVGYYDFDVDGKAGFEDASYVHYSASLAKDASELGEFSLNVDYADISKSDSPFGSPRADKPQVWVGWTKSF; from the coding sequence ATGAAACGCAACGCATACAACCTGACTGCTTCGGTACTCACTGCTTCCCTGCTCGGGACGCTGGCCGTGCCAAGTATCGCCCACGCAGAATTGTCTGCAAATATTGGTGCCGTGAGCAACTACATGTTCCGGGGCCTCACCCAGACGGAAGGTGCCTCCGCTATTCAGGGCGGCGTTGACTACGAGGACGCAAGCGGGCTTTACGCCGGAACATGGGTTTCCACGATAGACTTTGGAGACGAGGCCACGCACGAACTGGATCTCTACTTTGGCTTCGCGGGCGACGTGGAGGGCATCGCGTATGATGTCGGCTACATCTACTACGCCTACACCGATGCCCCGGAAAACATCGATTTCGGTGAAATTTATGGCGAGATCGGGCTGGGTAACTTCGCCGTCGGTGTAGCATACACTGCTCATAGCGAAAACCAGGAAGACGTTTTCGATGAGGGCGACATCTACTACTACGGCTCTGCCTCGCTCCCACTGGCGAACGATTTCGCAGCGTCTTTCACCGTTGGCTACTATGATTTCGATGTTGATGGTAAGGCCGGCTTTGAAGATGCCAGTTACGTACACTACTCAGCCAGCCTTGCAAAGGATGCGAGCGAATTGGGCGAGTTCAGCCTTAACGTCGATTACGCGGACATCAGCAAAAGCGACTCTCCCTTCGGCAGCCCACGCGCTGACAAACCGCAGGTTTGGGTAGGCTGGACCAAATCGTTCTGA
- a CDS encoding DUF6492 family protein, whose translation MSRLQRTVLITPTWAGDFEHFRLMRASLEQSGLNHLPHYVVVQHEDLELFREFADTPGLHLLSTQDVLPPEVEAIRVRARNLSSRFGRGLTKIFGSLKRLISWPIWPSYTGWHTQQLCKLKLASELDCDLAVIIDSDVYVTPGAQVDDFVSTSGSVCFADWKSRTDLKGKVANWVAVSEAMAGAVNADRKVNVYFDTPFVFDQRLLRAALNFLERGSRKRWWQVLLDQPPRRWSEFGYYKAFLACQCDASEVEWRNPVSSRYIFDTSDPEKVIHAVTSMRGDLGVHYITIHSQASGRESWAPSAYIDPLIRQLQAG comes from the coding sequence ATGAGTCGCCTCCAGAGAACGGTTCTGATTACACCGACGTGGGCTGGTGATTTCGAGCATTTCCGATTGATGCGAGCTTCGCTTGAGCAGTCCGGTTTGAACCACCTGCCACACTATGTGGTGGTTCAGCATGAAGATCTCGAACTGTTCCGAGAGTTTGCCGACACACCCGGTTTGCACCTTCTGTCGACGCAAGACGTTTTGCCTCCCGAGGTCGAAGCAATCCGCGTTAGGGCCCGAAACCTTTCTTCAAGGTTTGGGCGGGGCCTGACCAAGATTTTTGGGAGCCTGAAACGCCTCATTTCGTGGCCAATATGGCCATCCTATACCGGGTGGCATACCCAGCAACTGTGCAAGTTGAAGCTGGCGAGTGAGCTTGATTGTGATCTGGCTGTGATCATTGATTCGGATGTGTACGTTACGCCGGGTGCGCAAGTCGATGATTTTGTATCGACTTCAGGGTCAGTGTGCTTTGCTGACTGGAAATCCCGAACTGACTTGAAGGGGAAGGTGGCTAACTGGGTGGCAGTTTCAGAGGCAATGGCAGGGGCCGTCAACGCTGACCGAAAGGTTAACGTCTATTTTGACACGCCTTTTGTTTTTGATCAGAGGCTTTTGCGTGCGGCCCTGAATTTTCTGGAGAGGGGTAGCAGAAAACGTTGGTGGCAGGTGCTTCTGGATCAACCTCCGAGAAGGTGGTCCGAATTCGGCTACTACAAAGCGTTTCTGGCGTGTCAGTGCGACGCCAGTGAGGTCGAATGGCGTAACCCAGTATCAAGTCGTTACATATTTGATACCAGCGATCCTGAAAAGGTTATTCACGCGGTGACCTCGATGCGTGGGGATCTAGGCGTGCACTACATTACGATTCATTCGCAGGCTAGTGGGCGAGAGAGTTGGGCGCCCAGTGCTTATATAGATCCTTTGATTCGTCAATTGCAGGCGGGCTGA